A window of the Chloroflexus sp. Y-396-1 genome harbors these coding sequences:
- a CDS encoding BglII/BstYI family type II restriction endonuclease — translation MDFVKNRARVEVQFGKYAFYNVCAKMTIFHKQGSIDVGIEIVPVKSFADETSTSVSYFEQFVRDLEQCGVADIDIPVLILGVTA, via the coding sequence ATGGATTTTGTTAAAAATCGCGCAAGGGTTGAAGTGCAATTTGGCAAGTATGCCTTCTACAACGTTTGTGCAAAGATGACCATCTTCCACAAGCAAGGTAGTATCGATGTTGGAATTGAGATCGTGCCGGTTAAATCCTTTGCTGATGAAACGTCTACTAGCGTATCATACTTTGAACAGTTTGTCCGTGATTTAGAGCAGTGTGGAGTAGCTGATATAGATATACCCGTATTGATTCTCGGCGTGACCGCATAA
- the ilvA gene encoding threonine ammonia-lyase, biosynthetic, which yields MPNPDFAYVQRILTSRVYDVVKETPLQPAPLLSSRLGIPIFFKREDLLPIFSFKLRGAYNRMAHLSPAEKERGVITASAGNHAQGVAYSGQQLGVRTLIVMPVTTPEIKVAACRRRNAEVVLYGDSYSDAEAHAYRLQRELGLTFIHPYDDPLVIAGQGTIGLEISQQMRAERYRVFVPVGGGGLIAGIAIFLKSINPNIEIIAVEPDDSDAMYQSMRAGYRVTLDQVGIFVDGVAVRRVGEHTFAIVQRYVDDFVRVTTDEVCAAIKDVFEDTRAIMEPAGALAVAGLKRYVAERGAADLPAVALTCGANMNFDRLRHVAERAEIGEQREALFAVTIPERPGSFKQFCRVIGPHNITEFNYRYAPRPDANVFVGVQLTHANQRHELAERMRNAGYTVLDLTNDELAIIHLRHMVGGRAPEATDERLFSFEFPERPGALLQFLESLDASWNISLFHYRNHGSAHGRVLAGIQVPDADLDRFYASLARLGYPYKEQSDNPAYHLFLK from the coding sequence ATGCCGAATCCTGATTTCGCCTACGTTCAACGCATTCTTACCAGTCGTGTCTACGATGTCGTTAAAGAGACGCCACTACAGCCGGCGCCCCTGCTGAGCAGCCGCCTTGGCATACCGATCTTTTTTAAACGTGAAGACCTTCTGCCCATCTTTTCGTTTAAGCTCCGTGGCGCATACAACCGGATGGCACATCTCAGTCCGGCAGAAAAAGAACGTGGCGTGATCACGGCTTCTGCTGGTAATCACGCCCAGGGTGTTGCCTACTCCGGACAACAGCTCGGTGTGCGCACGCTGATCGTTATGCCGGTAACCACCCCAGAAATAAAGGTAGCCGCCTGTCGCCGACGGAATGCCGAAGTCGTGCTTTATGGTGACAGCTATAGCGACGCTGAAGCGCATGCCTATCGCTTACAGCGAGAACTGGGATTAACCTTCATTCATCCCTACGATGATCCGTTGGTGATTGCCGGTCAGGGTACTATCGGCCTTGAGATTTCTCAGCAGATGCGCGCCGAGCGGTATCGGGTCTTTGTGCCGGTTGGTGGCGGTGGGCTGATTGCCGGTATCGCTATTTTCCTCAAAAGCATCAATCCAAACATCGAGATTATTGCCGTCGAACCCGATGACTCAGATGCGATGTATCAGAGTATGCGGGCCGGCTACCGTGTCACACTCGATCAAGTTGGCATCTTTGTCGATGGTGTCGCAGTGCGGCGGGTCGGTGAACACACCTTTGCGATTGTCCAGCGTTACGTCGATGATTTTGTGCGGGTCACGACTGATGAGGTCTGCGCCGCGATCAAAGACGTATTCGAGGATACACGCGCGATTATGGAACCGGCCGGTGCGCTGGCCGTCGCCGGATTAAAGCGTTATGTCGCCGAGCGTGGCGCTGCCGATCTACCGGCGGTTGCCCTGACCTGCGGTGCAAATATGAATTTCGACCGGCTCCGTCACGTTGCCGAACGAGCCGAGATTGGCGAACAGCGTGAAGCACTGTTTGCCGTGACTATTCCCGAACGGCCTGGCTCATTCAAGCAATTTTGCCGGGTCATTGGGCCGCACAATATCACTGAATTTAACTACCGCTATGCACCAAGACCCGATGCAAATGTCTTTGTAGGTGTGCAACTGACTCATGCAAATCAACGCCACGAACTGGCCGAACGCATGCGAAACGCTGGTTATACCGTCCTCGATCTGACCAATGATGAACTGGCAATCATTCATCTACGACATATGGTCGGTGGACGAGCACCAGAAGCGACAGATGAGCGTCTCTTCAGCTTCGAGTTTCCAGAGCGGCCAGGTGCTCTCTTGCAATTCCTCGAATCGCTGGATGCCTCATGGAATATTAGTCTCTTCCATTACCGCAACCACGGCAGCGCCCACGGTCGGGTGCTAGCCGGAATACAGGTTCCTGATGCCGACCTTGACCGCTTCTACGCTTCGCTGGCCCGGCTCGGCTATCCGTATAAGGAACAGAGTGACAACCCCGCGTACCATTTGTTTCTGAAGTAG
- a CDS encoding diguanylate cyclase — protein MNRGISSDLYVLSTPTGQILAVSEAMRPLQAQVSTLLADLVQSRENTEVVLSGCIYNVQRQVLWSEDGQVFGIMLAFRTTKSDARLGEMALTLSSKLEIEHVLENVVRFAMELLDADAGALPIYDAEMDRLLPGHLVNLPIDLIVPITGKRRGLMWQIIDQRTSLLIADYADHPAALPELVNIGVRSLLATPILYGQTPLGILAIYRLRNEPFRESDRELLQAIAQQTAIALQSARLYQRAIRNADERFALYQASIELGVTLDLEQLYQAIHRAVTRLVNHQRFVIATLNEQRLVDYVYIITPDGRQAQQRLPLHCGLAGYVLRFGVSLRLSGLHAIPEPAIQLLPDIEGDPAQGTLMATPLIVGDRIIGALVVWNNRHDAYSKADLNALELLAATAAVALQNAFRFAQAQSLAITDNLTGLVNRRHFLNVLHHEIERSRRYHTPVSIAMIDIDYFKQINDTYGHLIGDQVLREVAQRCRQHLRDVDILARYGGEEFGLVLPETNYEQAILASERLRNTIAAMPIMLDSKPLQITLSIGVAAFNPTLHPDPSSFIADADRALYLAKQRGRNRVCGVRELTNNAES, from the coding sequence ATGAATCGCGGCATTTCTTCTGACTTGTACGTCCTGTCTACACCTACCGGACAGATTCTGGCCGTTAGTGAAGCGATGCGTCCCTTGCAAGCGCAGGTCTCTACCCTACTCGCCGATCTGGTGCAATCGAGGGAGAATACAGAGGTCGTACTCAGCGGGTGCATATACAACGTGCAACGGCAAGTTCTATGGAGCGAAGACGGGCAAGTCTTCGGCATCATGCTCGCATTTCGCACTACAAAGTCTGATGCACGACTCGGTGAAATGGCTCTTACGCTTTCTAGCAAGCTGGAAATCGAACATGTGTTGGAAAACGTTGTCCGTTTCGCGATGGAACTGCTCGATGCCGATGCCGGTGCACTACCAATCTACGACGCAGAGATGGATCGTCTGTTACCCGGTCATCTGGTCAATTTACCGATTGATCTGATAGTACCGATAACCGGAAAACGTCGCGGGCTGATGTGGCAAATCATTGATCAGCGAACGTCACTCTTAATTGCCGATTACGCCGATCATCCGGCGGCATTACCAGAACTGGTGAATATCGGAGTACGTTCACTCCTGGCAACACCGATTCTGTACGGCCAGACTCCCCTCGGCATTTTAGCGATCTACCGCTTGCGCAACGAGCCATTCCGCGAGAGCGATCGCGAGCTGTTACAGGCCATTGCGCAGCAAACTGCCATTGCCTTGCAAAGCGCCCGTCTGTACCAGCGTGCCATTCGGAATGCTGACGAACGCTTTGCATTGTACCAGGCCAGTATCGAGCTGGGAGTCACGCTTGATCTGGAACAATTGTATCAGGCAATCCATCGCGCAGTGACACGTTTGGTGAACCATCAGCGCTTCGTGATTGCAACGCTAAACGAGCAGCGACTCGTAGATTATGTCTATATCATCACTCCCGACGGGCGCCAGGCTCAACAGCGACTGCCGTTACACTGCGGTCTGGCCGGATATGTGTTGCGCTTTGGTGTCTCGTTGCGCCTATCGGGTCTCCATGCCATCCCTGAGCCAGCGATTCAACTCCTGCCCGACATTGAAGGCGATCCGGCCCAGGGCACGCTTATGGCTACGCCCCTGATTGTAGGCGACCGCATTATCGGTGCGCTTGTGGTGTGGAATAATCGGCATGACGCCTATTCTAAAGCCGATCTGAATGCACTCGAACTCCTGGCAGCCACAGCAGCGGTGGCTTTGCAGAATGCTTTCCGCTTCGCCCAGGCTCAATCGTTAGCTATCACCGACAACCTGACCGGCCTAGTGAATCGGCGTCACTTTCTTAACGTACTACACCACGAAATTGAGCGTTCCCGGCGTTATCACACGCCGGTGAGCATTGCAATGATTGATATTGACTACTTCAAGCAGATCAACGATACCTACGGCCATCTGATCGGTGACCAAGTCTTGCGCGAAGTAGCGCAGCGTTGTCGTCAACACCTACGTGATGTTGATATTCTAGCCCGCTATGGTGGCGAAGAGTTTGGCCTAGTTTTACCAGAGACAAACTACGAACAGGCTATCCTGGCCAGTGAACGACTCCGAAACACCATTGCTGCGATGCCCATTATGCTCGATAGTAAACCGCTACAAATAACCTTAAGCATCGGTGTAGCCGCATTTAATCCAACACTGCATCCTGATCCATCTTCATTCATTGCCGACGCCGATCGCGCCCTCTACCTGGCCAAACAGCGTGGACGCAATCGGGTCTGCGGTGTACGGGAGCTGACGAACAATGCCGAATCCTGA
- the ltaE gene encoding low-specificity L-threonine aldolase, translating into MEGYTLPRHDGSNSTPDLIDLRSDTVTLPSAAMRAAISAAALGDDVYGEDPTVNALEQLAAQRVGKEAAVLVVSGTMGNLAALLAHCQRGQRVILGNESHIYHYEAGGASALGGLIYHPLPTDPNGCIDLSALEAAATTINDPHFSPPGVICLENTHNRCGGVVLTPDYLAQVRTIAHNHELPVHLDGARIFNAAVALGVPVTELTNHVDTVMFCLSKGLAAPVGSLVAGPAEVIARVRRIRKMLGGGMRQAGIIAAAGIVALTEMIDRLAEDHANARLLAAGLAELPGVQIDLSKVQTNIVRFHLNHPRLRVAEFLAALRSRGILMGSLSTTSVRAVTHYGIERTHIEQVITVAAEILA; encoded by the coding sequence ATGGAAGGCTATACGCTGCCCCGTCACGATGGATCGAATAGCACGCCTGATCTGATCGACCTGCGAAGCGATACGGTCACTCTGCCCAGTGCCGCGATGCGAGCCGCAATCAGTGCAGCCGCCCTCGGCGACGATGTTTACGGCGAAGATCCAACGGTGAACGCGCTTGAACAACTGGCCGCTCAGCGCGTAGGTAAAGAAGCGGCAGTACTGGTCGTCAGTGGCACAATGGGGAACCTAGCCGCCTTGCTAGCCCATTGTCAGCGTGGTCAGCGCGTTATTCTGGGTAATGAAAGCCACATTTATCACTATGAAGCTGGTGGCGCAAGTGCCCTGGGAGGATTAATCTACCATCCATTGCCTACCGATCCGAATGGATGTATCGACCTATCCGCACTGGAAGCAGCCGCAACCACGATCAACGATCCCCATTTTTCGCCCCCCGGTGTCATTTGTCTGGAAAACACCCACAACCGCTGCGGTGGCGTCGTTTTGACCCCCGATTATCTGGCACAAGTCCGAACGATAGCCCACAACCACGAATTACCGGTTCATCTTGATGGAGCGCGTATCTTTAACGCCGCCGTTGCCCTGGGCGTACCGGTCACCGAGCTGACGAACCACGTTGACACGGTGATGTTCTGTCTCTCGAAAGGGCTCGCTGCACCGGTTGGCTCGCTGGTTGCCGGGCCGGCTGAGGTGATTGCCCGTGTACGACGGATACGCAAAATGCTTGGTGGCGGAATGCGACAGGCCGGTATTATTGCTGCCGCCGGTATTGTGGCATTAACCGAAATGATTGATCGCCTGGCCGAAGACCATGCCAACGCCAGACTACTGGCCGCCGGCCTGGCCGAATTACCAGGTGTACAAATTGATCTGAGTAAAGTACAAACAAATATTGTGCGCTTCCACCTGAATCATCCGCGGCTGCGAGTGGCTGAGTTCCTGGCGGCACTCCGTTCACGCGGTATTTTGATGGGAAGTTTGAGCACCACGAGCGTCCGTGCAGTTACGCACTACGGAATTGAGCGAACTCACATTGAGCAGGTTATCACGGTAGCAGCCGAGATTCTGGCGTAA
- the bchM gene encoding magnesium protoporphyrin IX methyltransferase, translating into MLELSRHKAQLREYFNGLGFERWSAIYGNAPLSLVRQSIRDGHNRMLEVANTWLDDQPPPTTALDVGCGVGLFSLMLARRGYRVRAADIAPQMVAATSRAVAEAGLSDRVECIEADIESLREPAQLVACFDVLIHYPQPAFTHLCHHLASLTEHTLLLTYAPYSTLLAALHRIGGWFPHSQRRTEIQMIRDCEVVSILAQAGLLVRRLQPIRSRFYHVTLIEARRV; encoded by the coding sequence GTGCTCGAGCTATCTCGGCACAAAGCCCAATTACGGGAGTATTTCAACGGTCTGGGCTTTGAACGCTGGTCGGCAATTTACGGCAATGCCCCACTTTCCCTCGTTCGGCAAAGCATTCGTGATGGTCATAACCGGATGCTGGAAGTAGCCAATACGTGGCTCGACGATCAACCGCCGCCAACCACAGCCCTTGATGTTGGTTGTGGGGTTGGCTTGTTTAGTCTGATGCTAGCCCGACGTGGCTATCGAGTGCGGGCTGCCGATATTGCACCGCAAATGGTCGCCGCCACCAGTCGGGCCGTTGCCGAAGCCGGTTTGTCTGATCGGGTTGAGTGTATCGAAGCTGATATTGAATCGTTGCGTGAACCGGCTCAGCTTGTGGCCTGCTTCGATGTCTTAATCCATTATCCCCAACCGGCATTTACGCACCTTTGCCATCATCTAGCTAGTCTGACCGAACACACACTGCTCCTTACCTATGCGCCGTACAGTACGTTGTTGGCCGCATTGCACCGAATTGGTGGCTGGTTTCCTCATAGCCAGCGTCGCACCGAGATTCAGATGATCCGTGACTGTGAAGTGGTGAGTATTCTAGCTCAGGCAGGTTTGCTCGTCCGACGGTTACAGCCCATCCGTAGTCGGTTCTATCACGTGACGCTGATCGAGGCCAGAAGAGTCTAG
- the acsF gene encoding magnesium-protoporphyrin IX monomethyl ester (oxidative) cyclase produces the protein MFWINPLMMEMPGEFSRTTRHALKEAILSPRFYTTDFKAIDRLEIDRNGLRDEFDWIRDEFAYDYNRTHFRRTDEFLQNFDDMPERDAFIDFLERSCTAEFSGCLLYAEMVKHLHDPTLKAIFKYMSRDEGRHAGFLNRTMADLNVALDLTVLQKRKKYTYFQPKFIFYSVYLSEKIGYSRYIHIYRHLERNPQYCIHPIFKWFEQWCNDEYRHGEFFALLMRSQPEMLEGVNRRWIRFFLLAVYATMYLNDARRSNFYAALGLDWRDYDQRVIRLCNDIATQVYPETMNLDDPRFFGYMDKLVEYDRKLRALEGRNDPIALAQSARLKAAIALRLLAIYRLPTRKTTEAIRWKGLPGFPNYPGPNRTKRVIAAD, from the coding sequence ATGTTCTGGATTAATCCATTAATGATGGAAATGCCCGGTGAGTTCAGTCGCACGACCCGCCATGCGTTGAAAGAGGCTATTCTTTCTCCTCGCTTTTACACGACCGATTTTAAGGCTATCGACAGGCTAGAGATTGATCGCAACGGGCTGCGCGACGAGTTTGACTGGATCCGTGACGAGTTTGCCTACGATTACAACCGCACCCACTTCCGGCGTACCGATGAGTTCTTGCAGAATTTTGATGATATGCCTGAGCGCGATGCCTTTATCGATTTTCTCGAGCGCTCGTGTACGGCGGAGTTCAGCGGTTGTCTGCTCTATGCCGAGATGGTAAAACATCTCCACGATCCGACGCTGAAAGCCATTTTCAAGTATATGAGCCGCGATGAAGGCCGTCACGCCGGCTTTCTCAATCGCACTATGGCCGATCTGAACGTTGCGCTTGATCTGACGGTGTTGCAGAAGCGTAAGAAGTACACTTACTTCCAGCCGAAGTTTATCTTCTATTCCGTCTATCTTTCAGAGAAGATCGGTTACTCGCGCTATATTCATATCTATCGCCACCTGGAACGGAATCCGCAGTACTGTATTCACCCCATTTTCAAGTGGTTTGAGCAGTGGTGCAACGACGAATATCGCCATGGTGAGTTTTTTGCCCTCTTGATGCGCTCGCAGCCTGAGATGCTTGAGGGTGTGAACCGGCGCTGGATCCGTTTCTTCTTGCTCGCTGTGTATGCAACGATGTATCTCAACGATGCCCGCCGATCTAATTTCTATGCTGCTCTTGGTCTCGATTGGCGCGACTACGATCAGCGGGTCATCCGCCTGTGCAACGATATTGCGACTCAGGTCTACCCTGAAACAATGAACCTCGACGATCCACGTTTCTTTGGGTACATGGATAAACTGGTTGAGTATGACCGCAAGCTACGCGCCTTGGAAGGACGTAACGATCCAATTGCGCTGGCACAGTCAGCTCGCCTGAAGGCAGCTATCGCGCTCCGCTTACTGGCGATCTATCGGCTTCCTACACGAAAGACGACTGAAGCCATTCGCTGGAAAGGGCTACCTGGCTTTCCCAATTATCCTGGTCCGAACCGAACAAAGCGTGTGATAGCGGCCGATTAG
- a CDS encoding magnesium chelatase subunit H gives MHIVVLTIDGNHRPALLAAADRLRREHKVALSLAVYDAATLRDGAGWSQLDRDLARADIVFGARLFSEELVRPLVDRLAHYEKPTLIITSNPALIRCTRIGGFSLRRESENEPGPLRSWVQKLRPQGGAGEARRQLAILRNLSKVLKVIPGTSRDLYTYITSHQYWLNASPENLYRLLCVLISRYGPAPRPKLPQLDPLTYPDTALYHPDAPDLFSSLNDYRRWRGKRFAPHGKVGILTLRTVVLSGNTPHIDALARAIEARGLEARVAYAAGLDMRPLLEKELADVDLLVNATGFALVGGPAESQPRQAAEALIRFDRPYLGLVPLAFQRIDDWRTDDNGLVPVQQALSVAIPELEGAAEPLIFGGPAADGQRFAPAQAEIEQIADRIVRRVALRHLPNAQKRLAVVIYNFPPALGTVGTAAYLDVFASLFRLLQALAADGYQVEVPRTVDELRHLLLDGGPAQGADAHIADWLSADEYRRLFPAYTEIEPYWGPAPGELLRDSRGIRILGRQFGNIFVGVQPSFGYERDPMRLLLAKDAAPNHAFAAFYTWLIHKFRADAVIHLGTHGAMEFMPGKQVGLSARCWPLRLIGPLPNFYLYSVNNPSEAAIAKRRGAATLVSYLVPPVQQAGLYKGLRALRDAIDQYERHPDPALVTDLRERAAQLGIPMATSGDDYADVSGLAHELLRIEQRMIPVGLHVLGQPPAPAELADFLWLYASLQPDGGLPALIARGMGINYADLCARLGSDLAAQHQMREIEALGRSAMLAYAEAPDTEAGARAATARLAQVVPAAQLKPFWPKLAELRTGLLTNHELQNLLHGLRGGFIPPSPSNDAVRNPAVLPTGRNLFALDPYRVPTLAAMQRGEALATELLARLRTDQGGWPESIAVVLWGTDNLKSDCEGVAQVLALIGARPVVDELGNIADVTLRPLSELGRPRIDVVVTVSGIFRDLLGNQMRLIDRAAYLAATADEPLEWNFVRAHVLAQVAEQRISLEEAAIRVFANAPGSYGANVNFLVESGTWESDEQLSDAFLSRKSFVRTADGQWREARHLLEGALRHVQATFQNIDSFEVGLTDIDNYYENLGGVAKSVERLRGQAPPVLVADAINTAGATRVASIETMLRLETRAKLLNPKWHEAMLAHGFAGVREIEARVGHTYGWSATANAVEDWVYDEIAATYALDDTMRERMAALNPAATAGVVRRLLEAAGRGFWAADEATLNRLQEIYQDLEDRLEGITEERSVK, from the coding sequence ATGCATATTGTGGTTTTAACCATCGACGGAAACCATCGTCCGGCGCTCCTGGCGGCTGCTGACCGTCTCCGGCGTGAGCACAAGGTGGCGTTGAGTTTGGCGGTTTACGATGCAGCAACGTTACGCGATGGTGCAGGCTGGTCTCAGCTTGATCGAGACCTGGCGCGGGCCGATATAGTGTTTGGAGCGCGCCTGTTTAGCGAGGAACTGGTTCGGCCCCTGGTGGATCGGTTGGCACACTATGAAAAGCCAACGCTCATCATCACCTCGAATCCGGCTCTGATCCGATGTACGCGCATTGGTGGTTTTTCGCTCCGCCGTGAGAGTGAAAATGAGCCGGGGCCGTTGCGCAGTTGGGTGCAGAAGTTGCGCCCTCAAGGTGGCGCTGGTGAGGCCCGTCGCCAACTGGCGATTTTGCGCAATTTGAGTAAGGTATTGAAAGTTATTCCTGGTACGTCGCGTGATCTGTATACGTACATTACCAGTCATCAGTATTGGCTCAACGCTTCACCAGAAAATCTCTATCGCCTGCTCTGTGTCTTGATCAGTCGTTACGGTCCTGCACCACGTCCAAAACTGCCTCAGCTTGATCCGCTCACCTACCCTGACACCGCTCTCTATCATCCTGATGCCCCTGACCTCTTTTCGTCGTTGAACGATTACCGACGCTGGCGAGGGAAGCGATTTGCTCCGCATGGTAAAGTGGGTATCCTCACCCTACGAACGGTGGTGTTGAGCGGGAATACTCCCCATATCGATGCACTGGCCCGTGCCATTGAGGCGCGTGGTCTTGAGGCGCGTGTCGCGTATGCAGCCGGTCTGGATATGCGTCCGCTGCTAGAGAAAGAGCTGGCTGATGTCGATCTGCTGGTCAACGCAACCGGTTTTGCCCTGGTCGGTGGCCCAGCCGAGAGCCAGCCCCGTCAGGCGGCTGAGGCGCTGATCAGGTTTGATCGCCCGTACTTGGGATTGGTGCCGCTGGCGTTTCAGCGGATTGATGACTGGCGTACCGATGATAATGGTCTGGTTCCGGTGCAGCAGGCGTTAAGTGTAGCGATTCCTGAGCTGGAAGGTGCTGCCGAACCGCTGATTTTCGGTGGTCCCGCCGCCGATGGGCAACGCTTTGCGCCGGCACAAGCCGAGATCGAGCAGATCGCCGACCGGATTGTCCGTCGGGTTGCCCTGCGTCATCTGCCGAATGCGCAGAAGCGGCTGGCAGTGGTAATTTACAATTTCCCACCCGCTTTAGGTACAGTTGGGACGGCAGCGTATCTTGATGTCTTCGCCAGTCTGTTTCGCCTATTACAGGCATTGGCTGCCGATGGTTATCAGGTTGAGGTGCCACGCACTGTTGATGAATTGCGCCATTTGTTGCTAGATGGAGGGCCTGCCCAGGGCGCTGATGCACATATTGCCGACTGGTTGAGTGCCGATGAGTATCGTCGTCTCTTCCCTGCATATACCGAAATCGAACCGTATTGGGGACCGGCGCCGGGTGAATTGTTACGCGATAGTCGGGGAATCCGTATTCTGGGCCGTCAGTTCGGGAATATTTTCGTTGGTGTGCAACCCAGTTTTGGTTACGAGCGTGATCCGATGCGATTGTTGCTCGCCAAAGATGCTGCCCCAAACCACGCCTTTGCTGCGTTTTACACCTGGTTGATCCACAAATTCCGCGCCGATGCAGTTATTCATCTTGGGACACACGGCGCAATGGAGTTTATGCCAGGGAAGCAGGTAGGTCTCAGTGCGCGCTGTTGGCCGTTGCGCCTGATCGGGCCGCTACCGAACTTCTATCTCTACAGCGTGAATAATCCGAGTGAGGCGGCAATTGCCAAACGACGCGGCGCAGCTACGCTGGTCAGTTATTTGGTGCCACCGGTTCAGCAAGCTGGGCTGTACAAAGGGTTGCGAGCGCTGCGTGATGCAATTGATCAGTACGAACGTCATCCCGATCCGGCGTTGGTCACCGATCTGCGTGAGCGGGCTGCGCAGCTCGGTATTCCTATGGCGACGAGTGGTGATGATTACGCCGATGTGTCGGGATTAGCCCATGAATTGCTACGGATCGAGCAGCGGATGATTCCGGTTGGGTTACACGTGCTCGGTCAACCACCAGCACCGGCAGAGCTGGCCGATTTCTTGTGGCTCTACGCGAGTTTACAACCTGATGGTGGCTTGCCAGCATTGATCGCACGCGGGATGGGGATCAATTACGCTGATCTCTGTGCGCGCCTGGGCAGTGATCTGGCCGCTCAACATCAGATGCGTGAGATTGAAGCCCTAGGACGTTCAGCAATGTTGGCTTATGCCGAAGCGCCAGATACTGAAGCCGGAGCACGAGCCGCTACTGCGCGTCTGGCTCAGGTCGTCCCCGCAGCGCAGCTTAAGCCGTTCTGGCCCAAACTGGCCGAACTGCGCACCGGCCTGCTGACCAATCACGAACTGCAAAACTTATTGCACGGTTTGCGCGGTGGGTTCATTCCACCTTCACCGAGTAATGATGCCGTGCGTAATCCCGCTGTATTGCCAACCGGACGGAACCTGTTTGCGCTTGATCCATACCGAGTGCCAACGCTAGCAGCAATGCAGCGTGGGGAAGCTCTGGCTACTGAGTTGCTTGCGCGCCTACGTACCGACCAGGGTGGTTGGCCAGAGAGTATCGCGGTTGTGTTATGGGGTACTGACAATCTCAAGAGCGACTGTGAAGGGGTGGCGCAGGTGCTGGCATTAATCGGCGCCCGTCCGGTTGTTGATGAGCTGGGGAACATTGCCGATGTAACGCTTCGTCCGTTAAGCGAACTCGGTCGTCCACGGATTGACGTAGTGGTCACAGTCAGCGGTATTTTCCGTGATCTGCTCGGCAACCAGATGCGCTTGATCGACCGTGCGGCATATCTGGCGGCAACTGCTGATGAGCCGTTGGAATGGAATTTCGTGCGCGCCCATGTGCTGGCGCAAGTCGCTGAACAACGCATCTCGCTCGAAGAAGCGGCGATTCGCGTCTTTGCCAACGCTCCTGGCAGTTATGGCGCAAATGTTAATTTCCTGGTTGAAAGTGGTACGTGGGAGAGTGATGAACAACTGAGTGACGCATTCTTGTCGCGCAAGAGTTTTGTCCGCACGGCTGACGGGCAATGGCGTGAGGCGCGGCATCTACTTGAGGGGGCGTTGCGTCACGTGCAAGCGACCTTCCAGAACATTGACAGCTTTGAGGTGGGTCTTACCGACATCGACAACTACTACGAGAATCTCGGTGGTGTCGCGAAGAGTGTTGAACGATTGCGTGGTCAAGCGCCACCAGTGTTGGTTGCCGATGCGATCAATACGGCTGGTGCCACCAGGGTAGCTTCGATTGAAACCATGCTGCGTCTCGAAACCCGCGCCAAGCTGCTCAATCCAAAGTGGCATGAAGCGATGCTTGCCCACGGCTTTGCCGGAGTACGTGAAATTGAAGCGCGCGTCGGGCATACGTATGGCTGGAGCGCGACCGCCAATGCGGTGGAAGATTGGGTATACGACGAGATCGCAGCAACGTATGCCCTCGATGACACCATGCGCGAGCGGATGGCGGCGCTCAATCCCGCGGCGACTGCTGGTGTGGTTCGTCGATTGCTCGAAGCTGCCGGTCGTGGTTTCTGGGCGGCTGATGAAGCGACCCTCAACCGCTTACAGGAAATCTACCAGGACCTTGAAGATCGTCTTGAAGGGATTACGGAAGAGAGGAGTGTCAAATGA